Part of the Ctenopharyngodon idella isolate HZGC_01 chromosome 8, HZGC01, whole genome shotgun sequence genome, attcaatcaaaaacGGCATGTAGTGTGTGTGGTTTTCTTCACTTGTGACAGGTGTGCCATTCCCAGGCGTATCGCGGTCTGCTGGGCAGGAAGTCTGCGGTTCCCTGGTTCTTCACGCGCTGCGGGAACCTCAGCAGAACCCTGGTGTCGTAGTCTCGCGCGTTTGCGGCCGAACTGAGGGATGCATAAGGAGattttcagggaaaaaaaatttGATTCCCCAAAGTACCTTTCAGTGATCCGTTCTTAAAGAACCTTAGTGTAGaagaacaatttaataatctaaagaacattttgtggaatggaaaggttccatggatgttaaaggttcgaTAAAGAAGCTTAATCTTTAAgagttcatcatcatcatcggtTATATTCAATGTGAATTGAGAGCAAACTGAAGATCAGACGGACCTCGCCAGGCAGTTCTCCTCCGCAGCACATCTGAGGTTGTACATCGGAACTCTCTGGACGTATGTGGACACCTGGATCATGTAGGGATCCACCACCAGATCCGGCagacctaataataataattatcaaaaattatgttgtgaaaacgttatttctgaatgttctctggaCATTCAAAACGTcagttttttcttggttatttgAACGTTAGAGAAAACATAAAGAGAATGTTTTCTTCTCTGTTctttaaacattatgggaacgttacttgaatgttctctgaacgttctgaaacaagtagtaatatttaaaaaacgttagacGAACAtccaaataaaatgtttcagaaaaaaagttctatgaacaatgtataaataaagtttttgtgcAAAAGTTTTGAGATCATTGATAACTTTGAATGGAAGTTACTGAAAAAACCTTCTCAGAACGTTAGATTTCTTACCATTCTGGAAGTATCTGGTTCCATGGCCGTTATTCCTCTGCGTGCTTCTTTGTCTCGGTCTGTAGTACGAGTCGTAGTAGTTGTAGTATGGATTGTGGGGACTGTTCCTGACGGATTTGTAGGGATCGTACGGGTCGTCGGACACCATCCTCTCATCACCCGAGCTCGCGTTCCGACCGTCTCTGATCACGGCATCCGGTGCAGGTGCTCCTCGGTTCACCGGCGGCACGTACTCAGATCCGCGACTCAGCAGATTATACACGCGCCCATTATTCGTCCATCGCGTCCGCGCGCGCAGCGCACCTGCCTGTTGCGCGCGAGCCGCCGCTCTCGATCCGGCGTGCAACTGAGAGAAAACCGTCGGAACGcaaccacaaacacacaagaacaGCAGAACGACACCTCCGCGGGCCATGCGCTCCATAATACATGCAGAACTAGCGGCGTTTATGCGAGAAAGCGCGCGTGACACTCTGTGAAGATCAGCGCGCGATGAGGAGGAGCTGATGAAGCCGCTGCACGTGCATCTTTTACAGTTTCTGGATCAGTTTCAGAGTTACACAAGTGACACTTCGTAACATCATCAGCTCCACACAGATTTCACAACAACTGCATGACatgaatacaataaaacaaactatAGAGTTCATTAAAGACGAGTTCAagttatatagcgctttttacaatataaCAGGGAAATTATGCAAAATCATTGCATCTTCACAATgcaatgatttattaataatagtaaagtgagagttcacccaaaaatcatcattctgtcatcatttactcgcagTCATGTTCTTCCAAaccaaaagatattttgagatcatacaatggaagtcaatgataACCAAAACTGCGTTCTTATcttcttttgttcatttttgggtaaaatgaacccaaaataggttggaaattacaaatcagacacataattactagaggcaacaataataatcaaaaggtgaacatttattaataaacaatttaataaatgttaattgtttaataattattcattaaacttattaataaataataatttctaacatgttttaggttcattttaagcaagaaatacagtaattttggCTAAACTGGTTAAttggttgggcaaacatttaaccaattcactgggttaaaacaacccaatcgctgggttaaaacatccaaatcgctgggttaaaacatcccaatcgctgggttaaaacatcccaatcgctgggttaaaacaacccaatcgttgggttaaaacaacccaatcgccgggttaaaacatcccaattgctgggttaaaacaacccaatcgctgggttaaaacatctcactgggttaaaacaacccaatcactgggttaaaacatcccaatcgccgggttaaaacatctcactgggttaaaacatccaaatcgctgggttaaaacaacccaatcgttgggttaaaacaacccaatcgccgggttaaaacatctcactgggttaaaacaacccaatcactgggttaaaacatcccaattgctgggtcaaaacaacccaatcgccgggttaaaacatcccaatcgccgggttaaaacatcccaattgctgggttaaaacatctcactgggttaaaacaacccaatcactgggttaaaacatcccaatcgccgggttaaaacatctcactgggttaaaacatccaaatcgctgggttaaaacaacccaatcgttgggttaaaacaacccaatcgccgggttaaaacatctcactgggttaaaacaacccaatcactgggttaaaacatcccaattgctgggtcaaaacaacccaatcgccgggttaaaacatcccaatcgccgggttaaaacatcccaattgctgggttaaaacatctcactgggttaaaacaacccaatcactgggttaaaacatcccaatcgccgggttaaaacatctcactgggttaaaacaacccaatcgctgggttaaaacatctcactgggttaaaacaacccaatcactgggttaaaacatcccaatcgccgggttaaaacatctcactgggttaaaacatccaaatcgctgggttaaaacaacccaatcgttgggttaaaacaacccaatcgccgggttaaaacatctcactgggttaaaacaacccaatcactgggttaaaacatcccaattgctgggtcaaaacaacccaatcgccgggttaaaacatcccaatcgccgggttaaaacatctcactgggttaaaacatccaaatcgctgggttaaaacaacccaatcgttgggttaaaacaacccaatcgccgggttaaaacatctcactgggttaaaacatcccaatcgccgggttaaaacaacccaatcgccgggttaaaacatcccaattgctgggttaaaacatctcactgggttaaaacaacccaattgctgggttaaaacaacccaatcgctgggttaaaacatcccaatcgccgggttaaaacatccaaatcgctgggttaaaacaacccaatcgccgggttaaaacaacctaatcactgggttaaaacaacctaatcactgggttaaaacatcccaatcgccgggttaaaacatctcactgggttaaaacatccaaatcattgggttaaaacatctcactgggttaaaacatccaaatcgctgggttaaaacaacccaatcgttgggttaaaacaacccaatcgccgggttaaaacatctcactgggttaaaacaacccaatcactgggttaaaacatcccaatcgccgggttaaaacaacccaatcgccgggttaaaacatcccaattgctgggttaaaacatctcactgggttaaaacaacccaattgctgggttaaaacaacccaatcgctgggttaaaacatctcactgggttaaaacaacccaatcgctgggttaaaacaacccaatcgctgggttaaaacatcccaatcgccgggttaaaacatccaaatcgctgggttaaaacaacccaatcgccgggttaaaacatctcactgggttaaaacaacctaatcactgggttaaaacatcccaatcgccgggttaaaacatctcactgggttaaaacatccaaatcgctgggttaaaacaacccaatcgttgggttaaaacaacccaatcgccgggttaaaacatctcactgggttaaaacaacccaatcactgggttaaaacatcccaattgctgggtcaaaacaacccaatcgccgggttaaaacatcccaatcgccgggttaaaacatcccaattgctgggttaaaacatctcactgggttaaaacaacccaatcactgggttaaaacatcccaatcgccgggttaaaacatctcactgggttaaaacatccaaatcgctgggttaaaacaacccaatcgttgggttaaaacaacccaatcgccgggttaaaacatctcactgggttaaaacaacccaatcactgggttaaaacatcccaattgctgggttaaaacaacccaatcactgggttaaaacatcccaatcgccgggttaaaacaacccaatcgccgggttaaaacatctcactgggttaaaacaacccaatcactgggttaaaacatcccaatcgccgggttaaaacaacccaatcgccgggttaaaacatcccaattgctgggttaaaacaacccaatcgccgggttaaaacaacccaatcgccgggttaaaacaacccaatcgctgggttaaaacatcccaatcactgggtttgtccattttcaacccaacttgggttgtttttaacccagcaattttaGAGTGTAGAAACTAGAATCAGATATATTTAGAACAAAAGAAACGAGAGGGTCTTTTTTGTTTACGTTTTCAGACAGAGTGAATCagtatttagaaaacaaaacatttttaattgtcaCTTTAGGACCAGAAACAAACACAAGGGTCATTTGCTCCATTGAGCTGCGTTTACAATGTAAGATTTGTCTAAAAATATCCAATAAACCCTGAACCAGCAGTGAATGGAGAATTTGATATAGAAGTCCCTGTTGAGCTTCATCTTTAATCAAAGGATGAAAACTCATCTGTATTTCTACAGAGTATTTTAAGAGCAGAATGTGATATTTGTTTGCCCATGTTTGTCTTAAATGAATTTGTGGAGTTCTGGTTTTGGCTGCTGGATTGGAGTGTCACGTCCAGATTCTGGTGTTCCTGCGGTGGGAAGTTTCTTCTGTCCTCAACAACACTTCAGAAAGAGAGTCAACAGCGCCAGTGAAACTACAGCCACTGAAGAATAGAAGAGAGTCTGAATGTCGTCCATGTGTTTGTTAAATGTCTTAATGAGGATTGACCTCTGCTCGTTAGAATCAAATAAAAAGCTCCTCAAACGCCACATGTGAAACACGGCAGGAGATCAGCGGTACGCTCACATCAGCATCTGTTGATCACATGACACGCTTGCCACAATATtggaatatataaatatatattgtattcgttttatatatatatatatcactatatGAATTAACTAATGATTCAGCTATTGCAGAAAAAGCATGAATGCCTATAATGTAAATGTGATGTATGCCCCATATGAGGGGTCGACgtgtgttaaatgaacatgagAACTTACAGAAAATATTTCTGAAAGACTTTCATTCTCTGAATCTTCTTGTATCTTAAGTcagatttatttttcacaattcaaagcagctttacaaaacGTTACTTTTGAAGTTGTTGATTCTGAAATAAGTAGTAACATTTTGTTAGACAAACGTCCAGCTGAAAGGTTTCAGGTAAATACATCACAAGGACGatgtataaatattgtttttgtacaGACTTGAGAACATTATTTAAGACTAGATAACTTTAAATGAATGTTCTATTAAGTGAAAACCAACACTTCTTGCCATTTGCTGTTGTTCTCTTGTTTTGCTTGTTCACTACATAACTAAAACTCAACAACTCAACACAACTCAACATAACTCAACACAAAAACAACTCAACACTACAGAACACAACTCAACACAGCTCAACACAACACTACTCAACTCAAAAACACAACTCAACACTACTCAACATAACTCTACTTAACACAACTCAACACAAAAACAACTCAACGTAACACTACAGAACACAACTCAACACAACTCAACTCTACTCACATCAACACTACTCAACATAACTCAACATTACACAACTCAACACAACAACTCAACACTACAGAACACAACTCAACACAGCTCAACTCCACACAACTCGACACAGATCAACTCAGCTCAACACTACACAACTCTACTCACATCAACACTACTCAACATAACTCAACATTACACAACTCAACACAACAACTCAACACTACAGAACACAACTCAACACAGCTCAACTCTACTCACATCAACACTACTCAACACAACTCAACTCAAAAACAACGCACCTCAACACAACACAACTCAACACAGCTCAACTCAACTCAAAACAACACTACACAACTCAACTCTACTCACATCAACACTACTCAACATAACTCAACATTACACAACTTAACTTAGCACAACTCCACACAACTCCACACAGCTCAACTCAACTCTACTCACATCAACACCTCACAATATAACTCAACAATACATAACTCAACACCACTCCACTCCACTCAACTCAACTCAACTCAACACGCTCAATCTTTTCACCAGCTCAGGAAAACTGAGACACGAGACACTTTTAAACGGGTGTAAAGATCAAAGTGAAAGCGCATATAAAGGCCTGCAGGTTGACATCTCAATGAGATGCAGATGTGTGACATTGATCCGAAGACTTTAATCTGCATTATAACGAGGCGTCGCTCCGCAGGGAGACCAGCTACTAGTAACACACAGGACGTATTAAAAACATGGCAAACTCACCGCGCTGTAAAACACCAGACACTTTCTCCTCACAAACACGCCGAAAACTGATGATGTCAAAACCATATTACCGCCACATATAGAATAAATAATGatttgtaaatcataattatgacataaaaatgtcataactataacataaaaagtcataattttgacttcttACTCTACAAATAagtgtcataatttcaacttttcatctAATAATTATCACTTgcaatgtcataattatgacttaatatgtcataatttcatttttaatgtcataattatgactttttatgtcataattttgactttttaatctcataattataacttaGAATGTCAGTTTCCACTTTTATGTcatcatttcaactttttacGTTAAGACTCAGCTTCTGATCCTTCATGAGATCATGATCAAACTCGTAGATATTGCATGTGCGTCCACGTTCTCAGATTATTCGCAGCATGTCAGTATTTCACGCTTTAGTTCTCTGCGTCGCACTGCATGAGGGGAATGACTGATGATAATGTAATACTCAATAAATCTTTGATTTCCATCTAGCATCAAATATGTAGGCCGTTGTGTTTGTTGATGCTGTAAACATCGCCTGGGTTTGTGAGCAGATCTCAGCGGGTGCACTTTACAGCTTTCCATGAGACGTGGCAGCAAGCGTGTGCCCTGCTTCACTGAAACCGTAAGAGTTTCATCTCTGTTGCACAATTCATAGATATGTTCACATCAGGACGTGCAGCAGAAGCTCATTCCAGCGGTCGCAGCATCTTCGTGATCATTGTAATTTGGACACAGTGAAGACAAAGACAGGTTTGGCTTCAGGACGGCTGCTCTTAGGAAATCACACGGGACATAAATCAACATGTGAAGGATAAACATACAGCTCTTTGAAGAAACTCTAGAGTGACGAACAGAAACTGAGAACAATCATCTAAAGCTTCAGTTCTGCTGAAGTTTATCTTTTCTAACCAGTGGTTActcagaggtcaaaggtcacggGCAAAAAAAAGGTTACTGAATAGACTATATAAcactaatttattttttataaataaaggaTTCAGATAACATATTAGTAGGCTCCCAGCGAACATTCTGGCaaggttatgaacaaacgttcttccagtaacgttaatagaacgttcgttcaatgttatctggtctttaataatgttctcaaaacagcacaaaaacatAGTTTTATCGTTCCCAGagagttatatttaaatgttaccacttgtttcagagaacattcaaaaatgacgttcccataatgtttgaagaatgatacaatgaaatgttcccttaacgttcacataaccaagaaaaaaaaaaaaaaaattgttttttttacctcaGGGGGAAAAGTAGAAATATGctctgtaaaaaattattttcctgatttgttatcacaacatttttttcttttgtcaaatcaacttagataattaatgtagttcagataacataatattttgagtttctgttgattaaaccagtcgccttcattgtatgaactcaaatttttaatttcaatgaactcaaaattaaggcaaccaggtaacttacttttttaagttaaaccaacatttttttttacagtatagtaataaaaaacatACAACATGAGCCTTTAAATCAGTGGTGCTCAAGATGACTGATTTAAAATCagacaaaacaagcaaaaatcaAGATACATGGTTTAATTCACCTCTgcctcaacttttttttttttttttgaggattcTCACATTCTTGGAAAACCAGGATGTTTGAAGGAAGCCTCTtcaaaagtgtgatttctagacctggaTAAATATTGGAATTTAATCAAATCTTTAATAATATGCCAtgggcatttttaaaacaaaaatacatcttAGTTATGCCAAGCTTGGGTagaaattgtaattttaaaacaaaaattgtaGTAAATCACGAATGACTGGAAAAGTGATGGTGCCTTTgaattatgcccctttttacaagatgtaatataagtctctggtgccccagaatgtgtctgtgaagtttcagctcaaaataccccatggattttttattataccatgttttaactgcctatttttgggtgggagaaaaaatggtgaaaaaaaaaaattggtgtgtgtacctttaaatgcaaatgagctcgtGCTTCCCGCCCCCAAGCTCGCGATTCAAATGCACCGAGGCATAAATAATACAGGAGAAGCccacacagcaaatataactctcaaaatggatcattacaaactgttcgtgatgcaGCACATCAGATCATGTAGGTATGGCGTGTATTTTGTTTGCTAAACTTCTGAATGATAGCGTGCTGCACAGCTAACGGCTAACACTACACACTGTTGTAGAGACTCgataagaatgaagatgcgtttatatattatacagacTGAAAGTGTTTtggggttaaaaatgaaaataacaacatggctctggtctccgtgaatacagtaagaaacattATCCACGTTTAACAATTAGCAACGTGCTAAcgaaacacattcagaaagacattttgcaaacatcacgaaatatatatgaaattggatcatgaacagttggtaTCAATCCATCTTTGAGACTCAACTTCTATGTTTTTTctcatgcttgcagagaaaggcttaccaaaacaaagttactgggttgttctttttcacgttttctgggttggtagaagcaccggggacccgattatagcacttaaacacggaaaaagtcatttttatgatatgtcccctttaactaACCCATGTAGCTTCCTCCTTCATTGAATGTCTGAGGGGTTTTTCCAGCTGTTTTCTGTCTGAAAACACTTAGTAAAGCATAAGAAAACTCTCCTTGACAACACATGATCTGAGGAATCATTCAAACACACTCAACTTTAACACATCAGCAGTAGCTTGCCAGCTTAGACACTTCTAATGAGAACAGGTCGCCCCCTTGTGTTcagttttcattatttattctcTCAGCAGCTTCACCATCTGTGATTTAATAAAGACATGTTCAGATGCAGATTGGCTCATGTTTTTAATCGgtacataaatacattttccaTCATACACTGTGTGACATCTTTAAAATCATcttataaaatatcaaaaatatgctttttatatttgaaggttttctttacaaaaacacatataaGGTCTTTACAAACTGAAACCTCTGTGTTCTGATGGCAGCGTTGGACTGTAGACGTGATCTGCGTTACACTGTTTACCGGCGGTTGGATGTCACATACTTTGTAGTTTTTTGGTTTTTCTTCGCTAGCAGCAGCATTACATCAGCGGCGGTCAGCGATCGTCACACCGGCTCCTTCTTAAAGGGTCAGAGACATCAGATGCTTTCAGATCATCTGTGGGACGCTGCTGTTCCCCTGCGGACCGGCTGTGAGGAATAACAATGTGATTTTCATTTGAATCCCACTTCTTCTGATGCTTTATCCCGCCGCCTCCGGCTCGTTTCTGTCAGAAACCGCGAGCGCTCGCTGAACGCCACGTGATGAAATGAAGATGATCAGCGTACGAGAAGCCTGCAGGGAAACAAGAGAAACGCATCAGTTGAATTCATCAAACCTGCAGAAGAAGAAGCGCAGAACATCCAGCATTAacatggacagacagacggatgaacggacggatggatggatggacggacggatggataaacagagagacagacaaaaggacggatggacagagagacagacagacaaacaaacagatggACAGATGATCATTATATTGCTCATCATGAAATGAGATGCTGGTGTGTAGGAGACACTCATGAGAAATATTGATTTCTGTCCTACAGCTTCTGCAGATCTGCATAAAAACAGACTCAAACTGTTTTATAACCGTGTTTTTGACTGTAGGATCTACTGACGGAAGATCATGTCTGTCACTGTCTTGGTTATGCAAAcgtttaaagaacatttttcagGAGGTTTGGAGTTCTGAAAGTTAAAGcgaacctattatgcccttttcacaagatgtaatatagtctctggtgtccccagaatgtgtctgtgaagtttcagctcaaaatcccccacagatcatttattatagcttgtcaaatttgcccctatttgggtgtgagcaaaaacacgccgtttttgtgtgtgtccctttaaatgcaaatgagccgctgctcccgccccctttccagaagagggcggagctttaacagctcaacaacaacaaagctggagaatctcacgcagccaaaatgaggattgtcagtaacggtgttcagccttacattgttcaaaccggagtcgacactgatggagagactcaggaagaagttacaacttttagacgtttctgaatggttagtggataaatttatgtagttgctgtggagttgattcaactcatccactagcatgtgccgtcatgttaatcttttgtgttgaattgaccctcgtttgtgaagcagtccggcgtaaaatgacggcatttacaacaacaacttttcctcttctctaaagcagcccaacatggcctcaccccctttgttgtgtgttctcgggggcagggtttatgtaaattttagggtttgtgatgtcactaatccaggaagaagctcattgtagtccctaccagctgtttgttgtagtccttaaaaagcaatttctgtaagagaaaatatctctctttgcactgaactttgagtgtcgtaactttgcagatgttgtttatgatcaaacagcaacattacacactaactaaagttaaaaagtgaaatcataatcaaccaccccttttgTTTTAAGATGAAGATTAGCATGATAAATGGATGCTTCACGAGCAAACAAAATACCGTTTAACATCTTCTGCATTTCTCCCGTTTCTCCATCCGGTGCTCTccaaaacaaaaggaaactaTAAAGAGAAGTGCAAAAATAGTTCGTTTAGACTCAGTCTGCATCAAACGGTCGTGCTGGTGGACTTGCGTAAAATGGTCTTCTGTGGTTTCTGCGAGGGGAATGTGAGGCCGCCGTTCTCCATGAGCGCTGAGCACTGATGGACGGGACTCGGTTTGGGATCCATCAGCTCGGCGTGTAAGTGCAGAtccgtgttgttcatgtcgtaCTGCAGGTCACAGTCCGGGCAGTAGCCATGATACTGGACCTTTTCGCTGAACCGGACGCGTTCCCTTGTGGTCTGAGGACAGCGGCTCGTGTGGCCCTTCTCGCCGGCGCTTTTCGGGCCGCGACACAACGAGTCTCTGCCCGCGACGCCGTTCCGCATCAGCACGCCGTTGGCCGTGATCTCGGTGCTGGACGGGGTGGTGCGGGGCGGAGGGAGCGGAGGCGTGGGTCTCTTCAGGACCGTGAGGACGGCGGGAGACAGCGGTGCCGGTCTGAAGAGCGTCTCCTCAGGGTAGATCTTGATGCGGTCGGTGCTGGAGGCCGTGGTGGTTGTGGTGGTGCTGCTGCTGGAGCTGCTGTTGAGCGTGTCGGTCTTCGAACTGTCCTCTTCGAGATGAAGATCTGACGTCAGGCAGTCGATCTCCTGAACCACCTGAGAAAGACAATGAGAGTCAAACGTAAACGACTGACGGTGACGGACGCTTCAGTGCCACTGTCGCCTTTGACCTGATCAGTTTGGGGTTTAAacgacacttaatattcagtaatattattgatttgactgcagtGACACGatcagatgagaacaaaacttgaactgaattgatctgaGTAATGAGCTgatttacagcagaatttgatgAAGTTTGTATTATTGATTCCTGTTTATTATTGTGgagctgatttgaaacaatctgtattggaAAAAGCCCTA contains:
- the LOC127517333 gene encoding protein-lysine 6-oxidase isoform X2, with product MERMARGGVVLLFLCVCGCVPTVFSQLHAGSRAAARAQQAGALRARTRWTNNGRVYNLLSRGSEYVPPVNRGAPAPDAVIRDGRNASSGDERMVSDDPYDPYKSVRNSPHNPYYNYYDSYYRPRQRSTQRNNGHGTRYFQNGLPDLVVDPYMIQVSTYVQRVPMYNLRCAAEENCLASSAANARDYDTRVLLRFPQRVKNQGTADFLPSRPRYAWEWHTCHNHYHSMNEFSHYDLLDSSTQQRVAEGHKASFCLEDTSCDPGYYRRYACTSHTQGLSPGCYDTYSADIDCQWIDITDVQPGRYVLKVTVNPGFQVSESDFSNNNVRCDVHYTGNYAHVSGCTMTP
- the LOC127517333 gene encoding protein-lysine 6-oxidase isoform X1; translation: MERMARGGVVLLFLCVCGCVPTVFSQLHAGSRAAARAQQAGALRARTRWTNNGRVYNLLSRGSEYVPPVNRGAPAPDAVIRDGRNASSGDERMVSDDPYDPYKSVRNSPHNPYYNYYDSYYRPRQRSTQRNNGHGTRYFQNGLPDLVVDPYMIQVSTYVQRVPMYNLRCAAEENCLASSAANARDYDTRVLLRFPQRVKNQGTADFLPSRPRYAWEWHTCHNHYHSMNEFSHYDLLDSSTQQRVAEGHKASFCLEDTSCDPGYYRRYACTSHTQGLSPGCYDTYSADIDCQWIDITDVQPGRYVLKVTVNPGFQVSESDFSNNNVRCDVHYTGNYAHVSGCTMTPH
- the prr16 gene encoding protein Largen isoform X1, with the protein product MSGSAAADADGGVNKVRVKRQIRGIVKDLENILGDLKDVAKELKEVRVTAMMRRRRRKRRMKMKLSYVVQEIDCLTSDLHLEEDSSKTDTLNSSSSSSTTTTTTASSTDRIKIYPEETLFRPAPLSPAVLTVLKRPTPPLPPPRTTPSSTEITANGVLMRNGVAGRDSLCRGPKSAGEKGHTSRCPQTTRERVRFSEKVQYHGYCPDCDLQYDMNNTDLHLHAELMDPKPSPVHQCSALMENGGLTFPSQKPQKTILRKSTSTTV
- the prr16 gene encoding protein Largen isoform X2; this translates as MSGSAAADADGGVNKVRVKRQIRGIVKDLENILGDLKDVAKELKEVVQEIDCLTSDLHLEEDSSKTDTLNSSSSSSTTTTTTASSTDRIKIYPEETLFRPAPLSPAVLTVLKRPTPPLPPPRTTPSSTEITANGVLMRNGVAGRDSLCRGPKSAGEKGHTSRCPQTTRERVRFSEKVQYHGYCPDCDLQYDMNNTDLHLHAELMDPKPSPVHQCSALMENGGLTFPSQKPQKTILRKSTSTTV